From the genome of Hymenobacter sp. PAMC 26628, one region includes:
- a CDS encoding transposase, with protein sequence MHYQRNLPHIMPPGATLFITFRLAGSLPLAVIEQLQVEYAQSLHFQENPDQTYARQRRYFGAFDQLLDTDDGGPIWLRQAAVAQVVAEALHFRHGRDYTLWAYCIMANHVHLLVSPFEAGGQPFHRILQSLKARTARRCNELIAGTGDAFWQPESYDHYVRNTAEMDRIIAYILNNPVKAGLVNDWTQWPHTYLNPDW encoded by the coding sequence ATGCACTACCAGCGTAACCTGCCGCACATTATGCCGCCGGGAGCCACGCTGTTCATCACTTTTCGGCTGGCTGGCTCATTGCCATTAGCTGTCATCGAGCAATTGCAAGTCGAATACGCTCAGTCGCTGCATTTTCAAGAAAATCCTGACCAAACCTATGCCCGCCAACGGCGCTATTTTGGCGCGTTTGACCAACTGCTAGACACCGACGACGGGGGGCCTATCTGGCTACGGCAAGCTGCCGTGGCGCAGGTAGTGGCCGAAGCGCTACACTTCCGGCACGGCCGCGACTACACGCTATGGGCTTACTGCATCATGGCAAACCACGTCCATTTATTGGTCAGCCCATTTGAAGCGGGTGGCCAGCCGTTTCACCGCATATTGCAATCATTAAAGGCCCGAACTGCCCGGCGTTGCAACGAGTTGATAGCGGGTACGGGGGATGCATTTTGGCAGCCGGAGAGCTACGACCACTATGTGCGGAACACGGCTGAGATGGACCGGATTATTGCCTATATTTTGAATAATCCGGTGAAGGCTGGGCTAGTAAATGATTGGACCCAATGGCCTCATACTTACCTGAATCCTGATTGGTAA
- a CDS encoding efflux RND transporter permease subunit, with translation MWGHIALFIIKYRVWLLSLIGVSTVYMAWVAKDVEMTYDFAQVVSPKDPDMVYFQQFKKTFGEDGNILVLGMQDSSVYGLKNFTQYQHLTDTLAKVQGVSGVLGITRLIQIEKDTAQGRFVTAPVFQRKPRSQRELDSLLRVVNSIEFYKGQIIAPRTGATLLAVTLDPAYLNSNRRQAVMNNILGHAGQFQKATGIKLHYAGLPYVRSTMTTKVAGEMKFFALLVLLVMGVTLYLFFRTWSAVVFPLLVVAIVMVWCIASIVLLGYKINLLTGLIPSILVVIGVPNCTYLLSRYHYDYRKSGNQILAMTRVIRKIGLITLMNNTTTAIGFVVFTFTDIAILYQFGMVATINIFVAFVISFIMIPAVFTYLPPPTDKQLEHLDSKPLMGIINFLDYIVLNRRGTVYLAALGLIVIAGLGIRKIEAVSFMVDDLPKSSSVNTDLDFFQAHFSGVMPLEFVVDTGKPNGLLKLPNLQKIDQFERFLRAQPELSPPISIVTFIKAATQAFYNGSPEFYHLPDNSDKNFILSYLGNSKGTGAGTDSKLVRSFVNGNSQSARVSLKIADIGSHKLDTLVNRRIQPAIERIFKGTGMKVTRTGTTVIFTKGNEYVIGTLQESLLWAFGLVALVVLLLFRSFRTIFYALTPNLVTLSLTAGIMGYIGIALKPSTALIYVIALGIDGDNSIHLLAKFRQEMAIGGRTVRDAITNTLSEAGTSMIYTSIVLFIGFSIFAFSEFGGTKALGVLMGASLLITNFSNLVLLPALLVTFEHGKGEQIPGNAPIRHYDDSYHEEDDDMDQNLQRLSVQRAKPVKTV, from the coding sequence ATGTGGGGACACATTGCCCTCTTTATCATCAAGTACCGCGTCTGGCTGCTGAGCCTGATCGGTGTTTCGACCGTGTACATGGCCTGGGTGGCCAAGGACGTGGAGATGACCTACGACTTTGCCCAGGTGGTGAGCCCGAAGGACCCCGACATGGTGTACTTCCAGCAGTTCAAAAAAACCTTCGGCGAGGACGGCAATATCCTCGTGCTGGGGATGCAGGACAGCTCCGTGTACGGGCTCAAAAACTTCACGCAGTACCAACACCTCACCGATACGCTGGCCAAGGTGCAGGGCGTGAGCGGCGTGCTGGGTATCACGCGCCTCATCCAGATTGAGAAGGACACGGCCCAAGGGCGGTTCGTGACGGCCCCGGTTTTCCAGCGCAAGCCCCGTTCGCAGCGCGAGTTGGACTCGCTGCTGCGGGTGGTGAACAGCATCGAGTTCTATAAGGGCCAGATCATTGCGCCCCGCACCGGGGCCACCCTGCTGGCCGTAACGCTCGACCCGGCCTACCTGAACTCCAACCGCCGGCAGGCAGTGATGAATAATATCCTGGGCCACGCCGGGCAGTTTCAGAAGGCCACCGGCATCAAACTGCATTACGCCGGTCTGCCCTACGTACGCTCGACGATGACCACGAAGGTGGCCGGCGAGATGAAGTTCTTTGCCCTGCTGGTGCTGCTGGTGATGGGCGTCACGCTGTACTTGTTTTTCCGCACGTGGTCGGCGGTGGTGTTTCCGCTGCTGGTGGTGGCCATCGTCATGGTGTGGTGCATCGCCAGCATTGTGCTGCTGGGCTACAAAATCAACTTGCTTACGGGCTTGATTCCGAGTATTTTGGTGGTGATTGGGGTGCCCAACTGCACCTACCTGCTCTCACGCTACCACTACGATTACCGCAAATCCGGCAACCAGATTCTGGCCATGACGCGGGTTATCCGCAAAATCGGCCTCATCACCCTGATGAACAACACCACCACGGCCATCGGCTTCGTGGTGTTCACCTTCACCGACATTGCCATTCTGTACCAGTTTGGGATGGTGGCCACGATCAACATTTTCGTGGCCTTCGTCATCAGTTTTATCATGATTCCGGCGGTGTTCACCTACCTGCCGCCGCCCACTGACAAGCAGCTCGAACACCTTGATTCGAAGCCGTTGATGGGCATCATCAACTTTCTCGATTATATCGTGCTCAACCGCCGCGGCACCGTGTACCTGGCGGCCCTGGGGCTGATTGTTATCGCCGGGCTGGGCATTCGCAAGATTGAAGCGGTGTCGTTTATGGTCGATGATCTGCCCAAGTCAAGCTCGGTCAATACCGATTTGGATTTTTTTCAGGCCCATTTCAGCGGGGTAATGCCCCTGGAATTTGTGGTAGACACGGGCAAGCCCAACGGCCTGCTCAAGCTGCCTAACCTCCAAAAAATCGACCAGTTCGAGCGGTTCCTGCGGGCCCAGCCCGAGCTGTCGCCGCCCATCAGCATCGTCACCTTCATCAAGGCTGCCACGCAGGCGTTCTACAACGGCAGCCCAGAGTTCTACCACTTGCCCGACAACTCGGATAAAAACTTTATCCTAAGCTACTTGGGTAATTCGAAGGGCACTGGCGCGGGCACTGACAGCAAGCTCGTTCGCTCCTTCGTGAACGGCAACTCGCAGAGCGCCCGCGTCAGCCTGAAAATTGCCGACATCGGCTCGCACAAGCTCGATACGCTGGTAAACCGCCGCATTCAGCCGGCCATCGAGCGCATTTTCAAGGGCACGGGCATGAAGGTGACGCGCACGGGCACCACGGTGATTTTCACCAAGGGCAACGAGTACGTGATTGGCACGCTGCAAGAGAGCCTGCTGTGGGCGTTCGGGCTGGTGGCGCTGGTGGTGCTGCTGCTGTTCCGCTCGTTCCGCACCATCTTCTACGCCCTCACGCCCAACCTGGTCACGCTCTCGCTCACGGCCGGCATTATGGGCTACATCGGCATTGCCCTCAAGCCCAGCACGGCCCTGATTTACGTGATTGCGCTGGGCATCGACGGCGACAACTCCATCCACTTGCTGGCCAAGTTCCGGCAGGAAATGGCCATCGGGGGCCGCACCGTGCGCGACGCCATCACGAACACGCTGAGCGAGGCCGGCACGAGCATGATCTACACCAGCATCGTGCTCTTTATCGGCTTTAGCATCTTCGCCTTCAGCGAGTTTGGGGGCACCAAAGCCCTGGGTGTACTGATGGGGGCCTCGCTGCTCATCACCAACTTCTCGAACCTGGTGCTGCTGCCGGCGCTGCTCGTCACCTTCGAGCACGGCAAGGGCGAGCAGATTCCGGGCAATGCCCCCATCCGCCACTACGACGACAGCTACCACGAGGAAGACGACGACATGGACCAGAACCTGCAACGCTTGAGCGTGCAACGGGCCAAGCCGGTGAAGACGGTTTGA
- the ileS gene encoding isoleucine--tRNA ligase codes for MKYPEYKQPLDYAKVGEDVLAWWQQNHIFEKSVRSREGQPTFVFYEGPPSANGAPGIHHVMARAVKDIFCRYQTMLGKQVPRKGGWDTHGLPIELQVEKELGITKEDIGHKISIEDYNQRCKETVMRFKAQWDDLTQKMGYWVDLDNPYVTFEPEYIESCWALLKKLYDKGLLYKGYTIQPYSPAAGTGLSSHELNQPGTYKDVKDTTVVAQFKVKRDEVSEKLFAVLDKRRKIVDRSVASRESEEDAAEVEEVSFAPRNLFILAWTTTPWTLPANTGLAVGRSISYLLVATINPYTHEKIAVVLARNLMSRYFDVKNIPGLDVDDSHYSAQNNGVGKDGKITQWNILAEFTGADLVGINYERLFNAEAGFPHFEGEENAFRVIPADFVTTEDGTGIVHISPTFGADDFRAAQLAGIPALMVPDDQGKLGPIVDRTGRYVAQMGEFGGRWVKNYDGHDQSGADYKTLDESIAIRMRTNGTAFKTEKYEHTYPHCWRTDKPVLYYPLDSWFIKTTAVKDRLIELNKTINWKPESTGSGRFGNWLENLVDWNLSRSRYWGTPLPIWRTQDRTEEICIGSIAELKAEIDKAVAAEVMTHNPYANGEKIDLHRPYVDDIFLVSPSGQPMYREPDLIDVWFDSGAVPYAQWHYPIENADVFAKNFPADFIAEGVDQTRGWFFTLHALAVMLEDSVAFKNVIANGLVLAKDGQKMSKRLGNAVDPFATIKQFGPDATRWYLIANAPPWDNLKFDPAGVVEVQRRFFGTLFNTYSFYALYANLDGFEIDENNRVPHVDLSELDRWVLSKLQSLIAEVRLQLDSYDPTKAARAIQDFVTDHLSNWYVRLSRRRFWKGELTTDKRGAYETLHECLTTVAQLMAPIAPFFAEWLYQNLVGVELKVKSEELKDENSQVSNSQLSTLNFFSYIESVHLTLLAAADATRIDRALEERMELAQRISSLAHSLRKKSVLKVRQPLQRILVPVLNDSTKEQVGLVEDLICAEINVKHIEFLTDESGVLVKSVKPNFKRLGQQYGPRLKAVGARIQAMTAAEISQLEKEGSLAVEVNGEPITLAPDDVEIRTDDLPGWLVATDGPLTVALDVTLTDELRQEGLARELVNRLQNLRKDSGLEVQDRIRVTLADQEPALTAAVAAFGDYIRTETQALALDFAPEVTGGSVLEFDDFAVPVRLEIATS; via the coding sequence ATGAAATACCCCGAATACAAACAGCCGCTCGACTACGCCAAAGTAGGGGAGGACGTGCTGGCCTGGTGGCAGCAAAACCACATTTTTGAAAAGAGCGTGCGCAGCCGCGAAGGCCAGCCCACGTTCGTATTTTACGAGGGGCCCCCGTCGGCCAATGGAGCCCCGGGCATCCACCACGTGATGGCGCGGGCGGTGAAGGACATCTTCTGCCGCTACCAAACCATGCTTGGCAAGCAGGTGCCCCGCAAGGGCGGCTGGGACACCCACGGCCTGCCCATCGAGCTGCAAGTGGAGAAGGAGCTGGGCATCACGAAGGAGGACATCGGCCACAAAATCAGCATCGAGGACTACAACCAGCGCTGCAAGGAAACGGTGATGCGCTTCAAGGCCCAGTGGGACGACCTGACCCAGAAAATGGGCTACTGGGTGGACCTGGATAATCCCTACGTCACCTTCGAGCCCGAATACATCGAGAGCTGCTGGGCCCTGCTCAAGAAGCTTTACGACAAGGGTCTGCTCTACAAAGGCTATACCATCCAGCCCTACTCGCCCGCTGCCGGCACCGGCCTCAGCTCGCACGAGCTGAACCAGCCCGGCACCTACAAGGACGTGAAGGACACGACGGTAGTAGCGCAGTTTAAGGTGAAGCGCGATGAGGTTTCGGAGAAGCTGTTTGCCGTTCTTGATAAAAGACGCAAAATTGTTGATAGAAGTGTAGCTTCTAGAGAATCAGAAGAAGATGCTGCTGAGGTAGAAGAGGTATCATTTGCCCCAAGAAATTTATTCATCTTGGCTTGGACAACGACTCCTTGGACCTTACCCGCAAATACAGGTCTAGCAGTAGGGCGAAGCATTAGTTACTTGCTTGTTGCAACAATTAATCCCTACACACACGAGAAAATCGCGGTAGTACTTGCTCGCAATCTGATGAGTCGGTACTTCGATGTGAAAAATATTCCCGGTCTTGACGTTGACGATTCGCATTATTCCGCCCAAAATAATGGTGTTGGAAAAGATGGTAAAATCACTCAATGGAATATTCTAGCTGAATTCACCGGCGCGGACCTGGTTGGCATCAACTACGAGCGCCTATTCAATGCCGAGGCTGGTTTCCCGCACTTTGAGGGCGAGGAAAACGCGTTTCGCGTCATCCCGGCCGACTTTGTAACCACTGAAGACGGCACGGGCATCGTGCACATCTCGCCCACGTTTGGCGCGGACGACTTCCGGGCGGCGCAGCTGGCGGGCATTCCGGCCCTGATGGTGCCTGACGACCAGGGCAAGCTGGGGCCCATCGTGGACCGCACGGGCCGCTACGTGGCCCAAATGGGCGAGTTTGGCGGCCGCTGGGTGAAGAACTACGACGGCCACGACCAGAGCGGCGCCGACTACAAAACGCTGGACGAGAGCATCGCCATCCGGATGCGCACGAACGGCACGGCCTTCAAAACCGAGAAGTACGAGCACACCTACCCGCACTGCTGGCGCACCGACAAACCGGTGCTCTACTACCCGCTCGACTCGTGGTTCATCAAGACCACCGCGGTGAAGGACCGGCTCATCGAGCTCAACAAAACCATCAACTGGAAGCCCGAAAGCACCGGCAGCGGCCGCTTCGGCAACTGGCTCGAAAACCTGGTGGACTGGAACCTCAGCCGCTCGCGCTACTGGGGCACGCCGCTGCCCATCTGGCGCACCCAGGACCGCACCGAGGAAATCTGCATCGGCAGCATTGCCGAGCTGAAGGCGGAAATTGACAAGGCCGTCGCGGCCGAAGTCATGACCCACAATCCCTACGCTAACGGCGAGAAAATTGACCTGCACCGGCCCTACGTGGACGACATTTTCCTCGTTTCGCCCAGCGGCCAGCCCATGTACCGCGAGCCCGACCTCATCGACGTGTGGTTTGACTCGGGGGCCGTGCCCTACGCGCAGTGGCACTACCCAATTGAAAACGCCGACGTTTTTGCCAAGAACTTTCCGGCCGATTTCATCGCCGAAGGCGTGGACCAAACCCGCGGCTGGTTTTTCACGCTGCACGCGCTGGCCGTGATGCTAGAGGATTCGGTGGCGTTCAAGAACGTGATTGCCAACGGCTTGGTGCTGGCCAAAGACGGCCAGAAGATGAGCAAGCGCCTCGGCAACGCCGTGGACCCGTTTGCCACCATCAAGCAGTTTGGGCCCGACGCCACCCGCTGGTACCTCATCGCCAACGCGCCGCCGTGGGACAACCTCAAGTTCGACCCCGCCGGCGTGGTGGAGGTGCAGCGCCGCTTCTTCGGCACGCTCTTCAACACGTACTCGTTCTACGCCCTGTACGCCAACCTCGACGGGTTTGAAATCGACGAAAACAACCGCGTTCCGCACGTCGATTTGAGCGAGCTGGACCGCTGGGTGCTGAGTAAGCTCCAGTCGCTCATTGCCGAAGTGCGCTTGCAGCTTGATAGTTATGACCCGACGAAGGCCGCCCGCGCCATCCAGGATTTCGTGACCGACCACCTCTCCAACTGGTACGTGCGCCTCTCGCGCCGCCGCTTCTGGAAGGGCGAATTGACGACCGACAAGCGCGGTGCCTACGAGACGCTGCACGAGTGCCTGACTACCGTGGCGCAACTCATGGCGCCCATCGCGCCGTTCTTCGCCGAGTGGCTGTACCAGAACTTGGTAGGAGTGGAGTTAAAAGTTAAAAGTGAAGAGTTAAAAGATGAAAACTCCCAAGTTTCTAACTCTCAACTCTCAACTCTTAACTTCTTCAGCTATATCGAATCGGTGCACCTCACGCTACTGGCCGCGGCCGATGCCACCCGCATCGACAGGGCCCTGGAGGAGCGCATGGAACTGGCCCAGCGCATCAGCTCGCTGGCCCACTCGCTGCGCAAGAAGTCGGTGCTGAAGGTGCGCCAGCCCTTGCAGCGCATCTTGGTGCCAGTACTGAACGACTCGACCAAGGAGCAAGTCGGCCTCGTGGAAGACCTGATTTGCGCCGAAATAAACGTCAAGCACATCGAGTTCCTGACCGATGAGAGCGGCGTGCTGGTGAAGTCGGTGAAGCCGAACTTTAAGCGCCTGGGCCAGCAGTACGGGCCCCGGCTGAAGGCCGTGGGGGCCCGGATTCAGGCCATGACGGCGGCGGAAATTTCGCAGCTGGAGAAGGAGGGAAGCCTCGCCGTGGAAGTCAACGGCGAGCCCATCACCCTGGCCCCCGACGACGTGGAAATCCGCACCGACGATTTGCCCGGCTGGCTCGTGGCCACCGATGGGCCCCTAACCGTGGCCCTCGACGTAACCCTGACCGACGAGTTGCGCCAGGAAGGCCTCGCCCGCGAGCTGGTAAACCGCCTCCAGAACCTGCGCAAAGACTCGGGCCTGGAAGTGCAGGACCGCATCCGCGTGACGCTGGCCGACCAGGAGCCCGCCCTAACGGCCGCCGTGGCCGCCTTTGGCGACTATATCCGCACCGAAACCCAGGCCCTGGCGCTCGATTTTGCGCCGGAAGTGACGGGCGGCTCGGTGCTGGAATTTGACGACTTCGCGGTGCCCGTGCGCCTCGAAATCGCAACTAGCTGA
- a CDS encoding lipoprotein signal peptidase produces MQPTRTTRPQTALNFFLLALLVIGLDQLSKWAVHTYMQPGMPGEIPLLGHWLKLHYTLNPGMAFGVELPPPYGKILLSGFRLLAVGGLSWYIVKLCRERAAAGFIACMALILGGAVGNLVDSIFYGLLYKNAPFGAPTPWFHGQVIDMIYVDIYEGFLPQSWPLLGGKYVSLWPIFNIADSSIFIGVALILLNQSRFFQQEEASPQPAPGTAEAPAAH; encoded by the coding sequence ATGCAACCAACCCGCACCACCCGCCCCCAAACGGCGCTCAATTTCTTCCTGCTGGCCCTGTTGGTCATCGGCCTCGACCAGCTCTCGAAGTGGGCCGTGCACACCTACATGCAGCCCGGCATGCCGGGCGAAATTCCGCTCTTAGGCCACTGGCTCAAGCTACATTATACCCTCAACCCCGGTATGGCCTTCGGCGTGGAATTGCCGCCGCCGTACGGCAAAATCCTGCTCAGCGGCTTCCGCCTGCTGGCCGTGGGGGGCCTGAGCTGGTACATCGTGAAGCTGTGCCGCGAGCGGGCCGCCGCGGGCTTCATTGCCTGCATGGCGCTCATCCTGGGCGGGGCCGTGGGCAACCTGGTCGATTCCATTTTCTACGGCCTATTGTACAAGAACGCACCGTTTGGGGCCCCCACGCCCTGGTTCCACGGCCAGGTTATCGACATGATTTACGTCGACATCTACGAAGGCTTCCTGCCGCAGTCGTGGCCGCTGCTGGGCGGAAAGTACGTGTCGCTGTGGCCCATCTTTAACATCGCCGATTCGTCCATCTTCATCGGCGTCGCGCTGATTCTACTTAACCAAAGCCGGTTTTTTCAGCAGGAGGAAGCCAGCCCGCAGCCCGCGCCCGGCACGGCCGAAGCCCCGGCCGCACACTAA